Sequence from the Pontibacter pudoricolor genome:
AGGTCCTGAGATCAACAGTACGCGCTGGTCGCGGGTCAGCTCCAGGTCCATGGGTATAGTTGGTTTGCCCAACTGCTTATGCGACAAATACAGCAGCGGGTGAATTGCTTGTTTCCAGGCGATGTGCGGGTATTTGTGCAGCGCTGGCATAGTGGCCTCTACCCTGCGTGCAAAGGCCGCTTTGGCTCTTATAAAGTCCAGTAAGCCCAGGTATTGGTAAGCCTTACGCAACTCTGGTATGTGGTGACGCAGCGTATTGGTCAGGCCTGTTAAAATACGGATCAGCTCGCGGTGGTAGGCATTCTCCAGGTCCTTGATGTCGTTGTTGAGTTCGAAAATAGATTCCGGCTCTATATAAACCGTTTGCCCCGTATTCGACTCATCGTGGATCAGGCCTTTTATGCGGCGCTTGTGTTCTGCAATTACCGGAATTACCAGACGGCCTCCGCGTATAGTTGGCTCTACATCACCGGGAGTCCAGCCTTCGTTTTTGGCATGCCGGATAATAGAGTTGATGGTTTTACGCAATACTGCCTGCTGCGCGATCAGGTCTCGTTTCAGGCGCTGGAGTTCAGGAGTCGCATCATCGCGCACGGCACCGGCATCGTCTACTACTTTATCTAACGCAGCTATAAGCGAGCGTTCTACAGATACGTCAGCACCCAAGGCTTTCAGGGCTTCAAACTTCCCTTCTTCGGTGCCGGAAATAAAGCGCTGCGAATCGCGGATGGTACGCAACGACATCTTGATCTCGAAAAACTGCACCACATCCAGGAAAGTACCCGGAATGGCGGCTCTGTCGAGGTAAGCAGTTACGTCAAAATAGTGGCTCAGCGGAATCTCGGCGTCGGATTCCAGCAGTTGTTTAAATTCGTTGGTTTGTTGTAACAGTCGCTGCACCAGGTCGTGGCGGTTCAGAAACTGCATGCGGTTTACAAACTGGCGGCCCAGGGAACTAAGACAAAGCTCCGAAAGCATTTCGCGCACCTGTGCAAACCCGATCTTTATTTCAAAATTTTCTGGATAGATCAATTGTTATCTCTTAATTTAAGGCAAATTTAGCATTTTATAACAAGTTTAAGCGGGTGTTTCGTTCGCTGTTGTTACACTTTCTAATACAGGGAATTTTACTTTTTGGCATTGGACTTTGCGACAAAAGGCAAATGACATTTTTCCCCGCTCTTCCGGACTTCCAGGTCCGAAACCTATCTGGTGTAGAGATCCGTGTCCCTGTTATACTATAAACGCGGACGAAGACGTCCGCAGCAGAAAGGTTCCGGACACAGTTATCCGGAACAGCGCAATAAAACAAACTGTTTTTTAACTTTCAAACTTTCTAACTTTCAAACTATAAAAGATGGTTCTCGATAAACTCTCCAACGCTGACCGCTATGTGTGCATGCACCCGCTTTTTGCACAGGCCTTTAAATTTTTACAGGAAACCGACCTGGCAACTATAGCCACAGGCGTGCACGAAATTGAAGGCAAAAAACTGTTCGCTATAGTTTCGGAAGCTGCAGGTGTTACCAAAGACAACTATAAACTGGAAGTGCACCGTAAGTACATCGACATACAGTATGTTATTTCCGGAACTGACCACATGGGCTGGAAAGACCTGGCCCTTTGCGACGAACCCAACGACCCTTACAACGAAGAACGCGAAGCCGCTTTTTTTCCGGATAAAACGGAAAACTGGTTTGATGTATCCGCCGGTTCGTTCACTATTTTTTACCCGGACGATGCCCATGCCGCTATGGTTACCGGCGAGCGTGTGGTAAAAAAAGTTGTGTTGAAGATTGCAGTAGAGGCATAAACTTTCCTATGGCCAGGCGATAAAGCAAAACGGCTATTGGCGATTTTGCTACCAGGTGGCAATACAGTTTCTAACAGAATATAACTATGGAACACCATCACGCGCATCAGCATACGTCATCCGGCAACGGCCAGCAGAGCCACCATCCAACAGGACACGACAAACATGCAGGGCACCATGTAGCTGACTTCTGGCAACGCTTTATAATCTGCACCATTGTCTCGGTTCCGGTACTAGCATTATCACAAATGATACAAATGTGGTTTGGCTTTGAACTCGCTTTTCCGGGCGATAAATATCTGTTAGCCCTACTTTCTACATTTATATTTATTTATGGCGGTTATCCTTTCTTAAAAGGTTTATATGATGAAGTAAGGGATAACGCAATAGGCATGATGACCCTTATCGGGATTGCCATTACAGTTGCCTGGGCTTATAGTGTGGCTGTCACTTTCGGGTTGCCCGGAATGGATTTCTATTGGGAAATGGCGACTCTGATTGACATCATGCTTATCGGGCACTATTTCGAAATGAAATCGGTCATGGGTGCGTCCCGTTCGCTTGAACTACTGGTAAAAATGATGCCTGCCACTGCCCATCATATCATGGAGGGCCACATTCACGACATGCCTGTAGAAGAATTGAAGGCAGGCGACAAGGTACTGGTGAAACCGGGGGAAAAAATTCCGGTGGATGGCGTTGTGCTGGAAGGTGAGAGCTATCTTGACGAAAGCATGCTGACGGGAGAAAGTAAACCTGTAAAAAAAGAAAAAGACAGCAAGGTAATTGGAGGCTCAATAAACAGTAACGGCTCGTTGACCATACAGGTACTAAGTACAGGCCGCGACAGCTACCTGCATAAAGTAATAAAGCTGGTAGAGGACGCTCAGCATGTGAAATCAAAAACCCAGAACTTTGCCGACCGTGCTGCCAGGATACTGACCTTTGTAGCATTAGGTGGGGGTATAGTTACGCTTGTGACCTGGCTGTTGCTTGGACACTCTTTTGTATTTGCCTTAGAGCGAATGGTGACGGTTATGGTTATTTCCTGCCCGCATGCCCTGGGGTTGGCCGTTCCGCTGGTAGTAGCAATTTCCACCTCTGTTTCCGCACAAAAGGGCTTACTGATACGCAACAGAACCGCCTTTGAAAACGCCCGGCTTATCACCACCATCATTTTTGATAAAACAGGCACACTTACAAAAGGAACGCACGAGCTGCAGAAAGTGGTGGTTTTAGACAGCCAATATGATGAAAGGGAAATTTTGCGAATGGCATCTGGGGTTGAACAACATTCGGAACATTACATTGCTACCGGCCTTCTTAAAAAAGTAAAAGCAGCAGGAATTGCGATACCAAAAGCAGAAAACTTCAACTACCTGCCGGGCAAAGGTTTGGAAGGGACTGTGGAAGGCAGAAGTGTGAAAGTGGTGGGCCCAAATTACCTTAAAGATCAGCAAATTGCTGTTGAAGAAGTTAAAGATGCATCGGCACGGACAATAGTGTATGTTTTAATTGACAATGCAGTTGCGGGGTATCTCTCTTTTTCAGACCAGATCAGGGAAGAATCATTTGAATCGGTAGCCATCCTGAAAAAGGCGGGCATTAAAAACCTGCTGCTTACCGGCGACAATGAAAACGCAGCAAAAAAGGTGAAGGAAGAGTTACAGATGGATGGATATTTAGCCAATGTGCTGCCTCACGAAAAACTGGAAAAAGTAAAAGAGTTACAAGCTAGTGGCGAGTATGTAGCCATGACCGGAGATGGCGTGAACGATGCCCCGGCACTGGCCCAGGCAGATGTGGGCATAGCCGTTGGTTCAGGAACAGATGTAGCTGCCGAGACTGCAGACATTATTCTGGTTAACTCCAACCCCAAAGACATAGCTAACCTGATATTGTTTGGGAGAGCCACTTATAACAAAATGATGCAGAACCTTTGGTGGGCGGCGGGTTACAACATAGTTGCCATTCCTTTAGCGGCGGGCGTTCTGTACAACTGGGGCATTATGCTAAGCCCGGCTATAGGTGCCGTTTTAATGAGTTTGAGCACCATTGTGGTGGCCATTAATGCCCAACTTTTGAAAAGACAGATCGCTTGAAATCAAACCAAAAATTACCCCTGCTTCATGCTTCGGGCCTGAGTATTTAAATCATTAAGGCATTGGGGCTTCGATGCTTCTATAAATCATTATTACGAACGAACTTGCAGGTGCCAGATCGCAAAGTTACTGCCTGTAGCTACCGAAGTTAAACCTCATGAACACCGAATTAAAAGAGCTTACAAAGCTATTCCTGAAACTGGGCTTTATCGCTTTTGGCGGGCCTGCCGCGCACATTGCCATGATGCAGGACGAAGTGGTTGTAAAACGACGCTGGATGAGCGAACAGCACTTTCTGGACCTGATCGGGGCTACCAATTTAATTCCCGGACCAAACAGTACCGAGCTGGCCATCCACATTGGTTACGACCGGGCTGGCTGGCGGGGCTTGCTGGTGGCTGGCCTTTGCTTTATACTTCCGGCTGTGTTTATTACGGGCTGCTTTGCCTGGCTATACAAAAGCTACGGACAGTTGCCGGCGCTTCAACCTTACCAGTATGGCATTAAACCGGCCATTATCGCTATTATTCTCGCTGCTGTTTTTCCGCTGGCTAAAAAGTCGCTAAAGTCGGTTACGCTGGGTGTGATTGGGGCTTTGGCTTTAGGGCTGGCTATAGTTGGCATTGGCGAGATTTATGTGCTGTTCGGAGCTGGTTTTGTGGCGCTGCTGCTTGCCTTGCTCCGCCAGAAATACCTCCCGACAAGGCTGCAAAGTATAGCTATAGTTCCGCTCTGGCAGGTGGCCGTTACTGCCAGCAACACCAAACTGTTCTTTATCTTCCTGAAAATAGGGTCAATACTTTATGGCAGCGGCTATGTGCTTTTTGCCTTCCTGGATACGGAGCTGGTTTTAACCGGGCTTTTAACCAGGCAGCAACTGATAGATGCCATTGCCGTGGGACAATTTACACCGGGCCCGGTTTTTTCATCCGTTACATTTGTGGGCTATCAACTTAATGGCTGGAGTGGTGCCGTGGTAGCAACTATAGGTATTTTTTTGCCTTCGTTTGTGTTTGTGGCCCTACTTAAACCAATTGTAAAGTATATGCGCAACTCGCCTTTAATGGCTGCTTTCCTGGATGCCGTAAATGTGGCATCGGTGGCGGCTATAGTTGCGGTTTGCTTTGAGATGGGCAAAGACACTATCACCGACTGGAGAACTATAGTTATTGCCCTGGTAAGTGTAGCCATCACCTTCGGCTTCCGGAAAGTGAACAGTGCGCTTGTTGTTATTGGCGGCGCGTTGCTGGGATATCTTTTAACCTTGCTATAGTTGCTTTTAAACTATAGTTACGATCCTATACAGTTTCTATAGTTTCATCCACCAGTGCAGCCGCCTTCTCAAAATTACCTTCCGGGAAAAATTCAGCGCTGATCTTAAGTATCGCAAACAGGTGGCTTTTGAGTTTTACTTCGTTTATAGTTTCGCCCTTCAGTGCATCCTGCGTTAGGTGCAGGGCAAGGTCGGCCAGCAATAGCCTGCGCTTTTCCTTCCATTCGGGAGTGCCTTTGTAAACAGCCGTTTCCGGGTAAAAAGATTCAACTTTAGCGTGCGCAGCATCAACGAGCTTTAACACTACATTTCTGTTTTCAGTGTTCATCTTTATGTCAGATCAGCTTTGTTTCAGGTAAATCAGTGGCTATAGTTTGTGCAGTTGCCCGGGCTGTAATATTCCTGTTTCGGAGCAGCAGGTACACCAACGGAAGCAGCAGTGCAGTTATAGTTAACCCAACATATTCGTACATAGTGCCATCGGTCACATTCTCCAATTTAAAGATTCCCTGCCCATTGAAACCGGCCATTACCCTGAACAGCATGTTGCTGCCAAAGTGTATACCTATAGCCATCCAGATGGCGTTGGTTTTCAGAACTGTGTAAGCCAGTGCAAGACCAAGCAGAGCAGAGAAAAGCATATTCTGCCAGCCAAAGCCTTCGTTCCAGAAATCATCTGCAACATAAAGCACTGTCGTTACCAGCATAAACCATTTCAGCAGGTTCTCTTTTTTAAGGTAGGCAAACCAGTAGCCCCGGATCATGATATCGTTTATGGCCGAGACCAGCAACATGCCCAGCAGCGCTTGTGCCAGCATCCCAACTATAAATCCGGTATCCATCAGGCCTGTTACATCAAACTTACCTAAACTATAGTATACCAGGTATTTCAGTCCCCAGACAGCTGAACCAACCAGGAAACCGATACCCAGGTCGCGTATCCAGCCTTGCTGCATTGGCAAACCAAAACTGTTCAGCCCCTGAAGCCCAAGCAGGTAGCGGGCAACTATAAAAGCTAGCAGAAAGAAGCCGCCGGCATACGCCAACCAGGGAAGTACATCCAGCTGAATCAGCTTGGGGATGCCGTTGAAATACAGGTTAAGCAGTATAAACCCAATGATCCAGAACAGTAAAGAAATCTTATTTTTCATAGTTGATGAGGTTGCAGGCGAGCAATTTAAACAAAAAGTCCTTCCCTGTATATAGCAGGAAAGGACTTTCTTATTTTAAGGTAAACTATAGTTTATTCTACAGAGCTTACTTCAGCGTTCCGGTCGATTTTCTTTACCAGCCCCTGCAGCACTTTGCCTGGTCCGCACTCCACAAAATGCGTCGCGCCATCGGCTATCATCTGCTGTACCGACTGTGTCCAGCGAACCGGAGCGGTTAACTGCTTTATCAGGTTCTCTTTTATCTCGGTTGGGTCGGTGTGTGGCATGGCATCCACGTTCTGGTAAACTGCACAGATACCTTTGCTGAAAGTAGTTTCGTTAATCGCTTTTGCCAGTTCTTCTTCGGCTGGCTTCATCAGCGGCGAATGGAACGCTCCGCCCACAGGTAATGGCAAGGCGCGCTTCGCTCCTGCCTCTTTCATTTTTTCGCAGGCGATTTCGATGCCTTTGTTGGAACCTGAAATTACCAGCTGACCCGGGCAGTTATAGTTCGCTGCAACCACTACTTCATCAATAGAGGCACAAACTTCCTCCACTTTCTCATCTTCCAGGCCCAGAATAGCAGCCATAGTGGACGGGTTTGCTTCGCAGGCGGCCTGCATCGCCAGGGCTCTTTTAGATACCAGTCTCAGGCCATCTTCAAAGCTCAGCACTTTGCTTGCTACCAACGCTGAGAATTCGCCCAGTGAGTGACCAGCCACCATATCCGGAGTGAAATCTTTGGCTACAGCTGCCTGAGCTACAGAGTGCAGGAAAATAGCCGGTTGTGTTACTTTGGTTTGCTTCAGCTCCTCGTCGGTGCCGTTAAACATGATCTCAGTGATGTTGAAACCCAGGATCTCATTTGCTTTATCAAAGAGTTGCTTTGCTACATCGTGCTGCTCGTACAGGTCTTTGCCCATACCTACAAACTGAGAACCCTGTCCCGGGAAAACGTATGCTTTCTTCATTCTTATTTCGTTAATCGTTGATCTCTTTAAAGGCTAAATTGTTAAAGGTTAAATTGTTATTTCACTTATGTTGGTCAGCAATTTAACAATCAACAATCTAACAATTCAACAATCTAGTTTATAAACCTGGCCCGCTGGTGTGGCTCCGGAAGCAAACAGGCTTCGCGGCGGCCGGCAATTTTGTAGCGGTGCCTGGCTATGAAACTATAGATTTTATCGCGGAAAGATACTGGAATAAACCTGAAATAGGAAAACAGCGCTAACGGAAAATTAAGATGACGGGCAATCCGGAGGGCTGCATCTGAAGCAAAATATAGGTTGTCCTGTTCATAAAACAGCACAGCATCGGGCAACGGGTCGGGTATTTGTGATGGGGGTACAACCTGTTGCAGCACCTCTCCCTGCAACGTTGCAAAGTACAGATCCTGCTTCCGGTTATGCTTTAAAATGAACTGTACGCTGGCCTGGCAAAAGCCGCAGGAGCCATCGTAAAAAACAATAGCCTTATCCTGCAGCTTTTCCCGGTCAGTTTGCATTAACGTACGATCTCTACCCAGCCTTTATACTTTTTAGATGTATTTGCCGGATCTATCGAGAAGAATTCAACCTGTGCTTCGTAATAATAAACGCCATCGTTCAGTCGGTTGCCTTTAGAGTCGGTGCCCGGCCAGTTGATGTCTTTATCATTGCCCTCAAATACTTTTACACCCCAGCGGTTAAACACTGTAAACTTCACCGACTTTATAAAGCGCGCTTTTTTGTCTGGCGTAAACACATCGTTCAGGTTGTCGCCGTTCGGGGTAATGATGTTCGGCAGCATAAAGTAGAAGCAGTTGTCTTTACACTCTTCGTTACTGAACTCGCTTTCCACATCATTTACATCGGTTGCGGTCACTACATAACATCCGGCAAACGACTCCAGGCCGGTGTGCGTGTACTTGGTAATGTTGGCCGGCACCTGGGCAATTTGTGTGTAATCTGTTTGTCCCGGGCCTTTAAAGTAAACCGTGTAGTGCTTGATCTTATCTGTACAGTCGCCGGTAATCTGAGGCTCCCAGGTAAGTACGTTCTGGTATGGTGGCTCCGTAGGGCTGGCCAGGAACTCGTCGCAATTCAGCTCATCTATAGTCAGAATCGGTGGACAAACCAGTTTTGGCAGCTCCGCACATACCTGCTGGCTCTTGTTCTCTAGCGGCTCTTTTATTTCTGAGAGCTGGTAAGTGCCATTTGCCAACACATAGTAACAATAGGTTTTACCACGCTCCAGAGGCGCTGCCGCCGAACCTGCATCCACAAATGTTCCCCCCTTAGGTGAGGCTGTTACTGTAGCAATCGCTTTAAATTCCCCGGTTGTGCCTTCGCGCCTGAAGATAGTATGCGGCAATATTTCGTTTCGCCACGGCACACTATAGGTCCAGGTTAGGGCAATATTCTTATTTTCATCTGTCGATGGCTTTATTGTCAGGAACACGCTTGACGCCGAAGTAGTATCGCGCAATACAGTTGGTGGCCCGGCCGTAGTTGCCGACTGATAGAACTCCAGTTTGTAGCGGTAGGCTTTCTCAACAGTATTCAGGCCAGTATCCTTAAAAATAGTGTCAGAAAGAGTATTTGTTCTCCTAACCTCCACATATCCTGTATTGGCTCCTGCTTGTCCCTCTTTGCGGTATAAACGATACTGTAAAGGAGGTGTAAGCTTATCTACTTTGCGTGGTTGTGTCCATTGCACGGTTATCTGGCCGGCTGTTGTGCTGGTGTTGGTTACCGTTACATTTGTCAGGTATGGTATATCCTGGTCCACCATGATACACACTTCGCGGCTGGCTATACTTTTACCACGGCCCGGCGATGGGAACTCAGCATAGATAATGTAGCAATACTGTACCCCAGCCTTTAAATCGGTATCCGTATAAGTGGTCGGCCAGTTTCCGTTGGCATCTTTCCGAACTTCAGCTATAAACACATAACCTGAGCTGGCTGGCACACCCGTCTCACATCTGTCCGGCACAAAGTTAGACGGCCCTTCGCGGCGATAAATGCGCATTGTTTCCGCATTCTGGCATATATATTTGTCCCAGTCGAGCTTAACGGTTCGGTCCCCACCTTCAGCCCGCAGGTTCTGCGGCGGCGGCCCAACAACACGAATATTCCATGGTTGCAGGTCGGCCAGCTTCTGGCCTGCTTTTGGTTGGTCTTCTGCCCTGAAAACCACCTGGTATGGCCGCTCACGCACATCAGCACATTCCGTAGACCATGTAAGGCGGCCAGTGGCAAGGCCAGGTGTCTTTGTTAGCTGGGTAAAGCTGGCACGAGGGGCAGCGCCTCCGGGGCCAGGCAGCAAAATGCCACCAAAAGCTGTGATATTGATCAGGTCGCTATTCTTATCAGTTGCCCGAACTATACCGGTAAAGGTCTCCCCGGCAATAATACAGGTGTCGAGTGGTTCGAGTACCGGAGGATCGTTTGGAGCATCAATAACCAATATCTGCATGTCGCGTACCACCTCACCCAGTTTAATTCTGCCACCTTTGGCTGTTACGCGCCATTCCTCTACTACAAATGCCACGTTATATTCTCCCTTCCGACAAGGAGCATCCCAAACCAGCTGCCCGTTTTCCATGTTCAGGGTAAAAATGGCTGAACCGGACCCTGAGGAGGTATTGCAGCTAAAGGTACGGTCGGGTAAACTATAGCCCGGCACCGGCGAAATGTTTCCGGCAATATCAGTACGCATTGGCACGCGCAGTTTAAACGACAGGCTATCCCCTTCCGGATCGTACGCGCCCGGGTTGTGTACCCACCTCTTCCCTACAGCTGCTTTATCTATAGGTGCTACTGTCAGGATTGGTGTGCTGTTAAAACCCCGCAGGGCACTAACGTTTATAGTTGTAGAAATGTAAAAGGTCAGTTGGTCTGATGGAGGAGTAATGTTTAAAATGCCCGGGTTACGGTTAATACCATTCCAGGCTACAGTGTACGTTCCGTCGGCTCCGTACGTATATTCCCATGTAAATACTTCCTTATCTATCATGTCAGAGAGGTCTCCGACAGGTGTAACAGATTTACGGTCAACTATAACAACATTTCCATCACCCATCGAAATTGTTACCTCCGGATCTTCGGCTACAGAGGCGCGGTCCGTATACATAACCATGGTAAAGAAAAACCGACGGGGCTTAGGGTCTGGGGTCGTATCACGTTTAGCAGTGATGTCTCCAGCTCTAATATGTGTAGCCTGTGCCTCAGTAAGTGAACCCAACAGTAGTATCAACACCCACAACAAACCACCCGGCAACAGGTACCTTAAGCGTAAACTTTTTGGCATATAGGTAGGATTAGGCGGTAAACAAAGGTATAACTTTAACTTAAATTTTTACTTTTTATTGCTAACTATTGCAGGTAAAGCGTGTTATAAAGGTATGATTCTTTGTCGTACGCATTGCAATTTAGATTGATTCAAAATACGATATTAAAATTGTTTTATATAAGGTGCGCATGTACCTTTGACAATTAAAAACGCTTATTAACTTAACCTTTAATTAATACAGATGAATTGGTTTACTAAAACGTTTTCCAGTACACTCGGACGCAAGTTCATCATGTCGATCACGGGTCTGTTCCTCTGCTCGTTCCTGGTGGTTCACCTGGTTGGTAACCTGACCTTATTCAGACAGGATGGCGGCGAGGCTTTTAACATCTATTCGCATTTCATGGCTAACAACCCGATTATCCGTACCATGGAGTTCGTATTAGTGGCAGGTTTCCTGTTCCACATTTATGATGCTATTGTGCTTACCCGTCGCAACAAGGCAGCACGCCCTGTAGATTACGCAAACAGCCATCCTGAGCAGAACAGCACCTGGTCATCCAGAAACATGGGCCTGCTGGGTACTATTATCCTTGTGTTCCTGCTGGTGCACCTTTGGAATTTCTTCGTACCTGCCCGTTTCGGCGAATTGGAAGGTGTTCCGGATAAAGATTATCTTAACCTTTACAGCGAAGTAGTTTTAGCTTTTAAAAACCCGATCTATGTGGCATTATATGTAATCGCTATGATTGCGCTTGCTTACCACCTGATCCACGGTTTCCAGAGCGCGTTCCAGTCGCTGGGCCTGACACACAAAAAGTACACACCATTTATCCAGAAGTTCGGTTACGCATTTTCAGTTTTGATCTGCCTCGGCTTTGCTGCCATTCCGCTCTACTTCTTTTTCTTCGTGTAACATCCAGATTCTATAGTTGATATGATATTAGATTCTAAAATCCCTGAAGGGCCATTGGCTGAAAAATGGGACAAGCATAAATTTAATGTGAAGCTGGTTAACCCGGCCAACAAACGTAAATACGATATTATAGTAGTAGGAACCGGTCTTGCCGGTGCATCTGCTGCTGCAACCCTTGGCGAACTGGGCTACAATGTAAAAGCATTCTGCTTCCAGGATTCTCCTCGCCGCGCGCACTCTATTGCGGCACAGGGTGGTATAAACGCTGCTAAAAACTACCAGAACGATGGTGACTCTATTTTCCGTCTGTTCTATGATACTATAAAAGGTGGTGACTACCGTGCGCGTGAAGCAAACGTTTACCGCCTGGCACAGGTGTCTGTTAATATTATTGACCAGTGCGTTGCGCAGGGTGTTCCTTTCGCACGTGAGTACGGCGGTCTGCTTGCAAACCGTTCGTTCGGTGGTGCGCAGGTATCGCGTACGTTCTACGCCCGTGGCCAAACCGGACAGCAGCTGTTATTAGGTGCCTATTCAGCGCTTAACCGCCAGATCGCTTACGGCAAAGTAAAAATGTACCCGCGCACCGAAATGCTTGACCTGGTTATGGTGGATGGCAAAGCGCGTGGTATAGTTGTTCGTAACCTGATCACAGGTAAAATAGAATCACATAGCGCGCACGCTGTAGTACTGGCAACAGGTGGTTACGGTAACGTATTCTTCCTTTCTACTAACGCCATGGGCTCTAACGCTACGGCAGCCTGGAGAGCACATAAGAAAGGTGCTTTGTTTGCTAACCCTTGCTTTACACAGATCCACCCTACCTGTATCCCGGTTTCAGGCGAGTACCAGTCTAAGCTTACGCTGATGTCTGAGTCGCTTCGTAACGACGGCCGTGTATGGGTTCCTAAAACAGTTGAGATCGCACAGCGTCTTCGTAAAGGCGAAATCAGAGTTAGCGATATCAAAGAAGAAGACAGAGATTACTATTTAGAGCGTAAGTACCCTGCTTTCGGTAACCTGGTTCCCCGCGACGTGGCTTCGCGTAACGCCAAGCTGATGTGCGACGAAGGCCGTGGTGTTGGTGCTTCCGGTCTTGCCGTATTCCTTGACTTTGCCGATGCTATTAAACGCGAAGGTCAGCCAGCGATTGCTGCGAAATATGGTAACCTGTTTGAGATGTATGAAAAAATCACGGACGAGAACCCATACGAAAACCCAATGCGTATTTACCCGGCTGTGCACTATACTATGGGTGGCCTTTGGGTAGACTATAACCTGATGACCAACATCCCGGGTTTATATGCTACCGGTGAATGTAACTTCTCTGACCACGGCGCCAACCGCCTGGGTGCTTCTGCACTAATGCAGGGCCTTGCTGATGGTTACTTCGTGATTCCTTATACTATAGGTGACTACCTGGCTCAGAACCCAACTACTAAAGTAACTACTGACCACCCTGCCTTTAAAGAAGCTGAGCAGGCTGTAATAGCTAAAAATAACCAGCTGCTTTCTATCAACGGTACCCGTACCGTAGATGATTTCCATAAGCAACTTGGGCATATTATGTGGGATTACTGTGGTATGGCCCGAAACGCAGAAGGTCTTCAGTTTGCAAAAGGAGAAATCCGTAAGCTGCGTGAAGAGTTCTGGAGAGATGTGAAGGTTGTTGGTGTAAACGAAGAACTGAACATCACTTTAGAAAAAGCCAACCGTGTAGCCGACTTCCTGGAACTTGGTGAACTGATGGTAGAAGATGCACTGCAACGCAATGAATCCTGTGGTGGTCACTTCCGTGAAGAATACCAGAC
This genomic interval carries:
- a CDS encoding copper-translocating P-type ATPase, giving the protein MEHHHAHQHTSSGNGQQSHHPTGHDKHAGHHVADFWQRFIICTIVSVPVLALSQMIQMWFGFELAFPGDKYLLALLSTFIFIYGGYPFLKGLYDEVRDNAIGMMTLIGIAITVAWAYSVAVTFGLPGMDFYWEMATLIDIMLIGHYFEMKSVMGASRSLELLVKMMPATAHHIMEGHIHDMPVEELKAGDKVLVKPGEKIPVDGVVLEGESYLDESMLTGESKPVKKEKDSKVIGGSINSNGSLTIQVLSTGRDSYLHKVIKLVEDAQHVKSKTQNFADRAARILTFVALGGGIVTLVTWLLLGHSFVFALERMVTVMVISCPHALGLAVPLVVAISTSVSAQKGLLIRNRTAFENARLITTIIFDKTGTLTKGTHELQKVVVLDSQYDEREILRMASGVEQHSEHYIATGLLKKVKAAGIAIPKAENFNYLPGKGLEGTVEGRSVKVVGPNYLKDQQIAVEEVKDASARTIVYVLIDNAVAGYLSFSDQIREESFESVAILKKAGIKNLLLTGDNENAAKKVKEELQMDGYLANVLPHEKLEKVKELQASGEYVAMTGDGVNDAPALAQADVGIAVGSGTDVAAETADIILVNSNPKDIANLILFGRATYNKMMQNLWWAAGYNIVAIPLAAGVLYNWGIMLSPAIGAVLMSLSTIVVAINAQLLKRQIA
- the chrA gene encoding chromate efflux transporter, giving the protein MNTELKELTKLFLKLGFIAFGGPAAHIAMMQDEVVVKRRWMSEQHFLDLIGATNLIPGPNSTELAIHIGYDRAGWRGLLVAGLCFILPAVFITGCFAWLYKSYGQLPALQPYQYGIKPAIIAIILAAVFPLAKKSLKSVTLGVIGALALGLAIVGIGEIYVLFGAGFVALLLALLRQKYLPTRLQSIAIVPLWQVAVTASNTKLFFIFLKIGSILYGSGYVLFAFLDTELVLTGLLTRQQLIDAIAVGQFTPGPVFSSVTFVGYQLNGWSGAVVATIGIFLPSFVFVALLKPIVKYMRNSPLMAAFLDAVNVASVAAIVAVCFEMGKDTITDWRTIVIALVSVAITFGFRKVNSALVVIGGALLGYLLTLL
- a CDS encoding YhcH/YjgK/YiaL family protein; translation: MVLDKLSNADRYVCMHPLFAQAFKFLQETDLATIATGVHEIEGKKLFAIVSEAAGVTKDNYKLEVHRKYIDIQYVISGTDHMGWKDLALCDEPNDPYNEEREAAFFPDKTENWFDVSAGSFTIFYPDDAHAAMVTGERVVKKVVLKIAVEA
- the fabD gene encoding ACP S-malonyltransferase, translated to MKKAYVFPGQGSQFVGMGKDLYEQHDVAKQLFDKANEILGFNITEIMFNGTDEELKQTKVTQPAIFLHSVAQAAVAKDFTPDMVAGHSLGEFSALVASKVLSFEDGLRLVSKRALAMQAACEANPSTMAAILGLEDEKVEEVCASIDEVVVAANYNCPGQLVISGSNKGIEIACEKMKEAGAKRALPLPVGGAFHSPLMKPAEEELAKAINETTFSKGICAVYQNVDAMPHTDPTEIKENLIKQLTAPVRWTQSVQQMIADGATHFVECGPGKVLQGLVKKIDRNAEVSSVE
- a CDS encoding thiol-disulfide oxidoreductase DCC family protein, giving the protein MQTDREKLQDKAIVFYDGSCGFCQASVQFILKHNRKQDLYFATLQGEVLQQVVPPSQIPDPLPDAVLFYEQDNLYFASDAALRIARHLNFPLALFSYFRFIPVSFRDKIYSFIARHRYKIAGRREACLLPEPHQRARFIN
- a CDS encoding CPBP family intramembrane glutamic endopeptidase; translated protein: MKNKISLLFWIIGFILLNLYFNGIPKLIQLDVLPWLAYAGGFFLLAFIVARYLLGLQGLNSFGLPMQQGWIRDLGIGFLVGSAVWGLKYLVYYSLGKFDVTGLMDTGFIVGMLAQALLGMLLVSAINDIMIRGYWFAYLKKENLLKWFMLVTTVLYVADDFWNEGFGWQNMLFSALLGLALAYTVLKTNAIWMAIGIHFGSNMLFRVMAGFNGQGIFKLENVTDGTMYEYVGLTITALLLPLVYLLLRNRNITARATAQTIATDLPETKLI